One stretch of Clavelina lepadiformis chromosome 6, kaClaLepa1.1, whole genome shotgun sequence DNA includes these proteins:
- the LOC143462368 gene encoding uncharacterized protein LOC143462368: MKVFKTPKNMLEIVSPRQGETSSNASRGVGKAQRFVSVNRRSKLCCVFALLGLVMLIMGCIVHIEKNALEKENGGESSRYTNIAGNVLVALGVTFVLLCILHFFRCCCLGHGQKSDSRTSREEGNRNDTRIFRSSVPTFIVHRYTAPPMNTPSGNGLRHNSSISTVSELTEDEPPSYSDIIKNAEDVFPPCYYDVINEVTLW; this comes from the coding sequence atgaaagtCTTTAAAACTCCTAAAAACATGCTTGAAATTGTGTCACCACGTCAAGGCGAAACTTCTTCAAATGCTTCAAGAGGCGTCGGCAAAGCGCAGAGATTTGTCTCGGTAAATCGCCGGTCAAAACTATGCTGTGTCTTTGCCTTATTGGGCTTAGTTATGCTCATTATGGGCTGTATTGTccacattgaaaaaaatgcgcttgaaaaagaaaatggcggTGAGAGCAGTCGTTACACCAATATCGCTGGAAACGTGCTAGTCGCTCTCGGAGTCACATTCGTCCTCCTCTGCATCCTACACTTCTTCCGTTGTTGCTGTCTGGGTCATGGACAGAAGAGTGACAGTCGTACAAGTCGGGAGGAAGGAAACAGGAACGATACCCGCATCTTTCGCTCCTCGGTTCCAACGTTTATCGTTCATCGTTACACAGCTCCTCCAATGAATACTCCTTCCGGCAACGGTCTTCGCCACAATTCCAGTATTTCAACAGTTTCCGAATTAACCGAGGATGAACCTCCAAGTTACAGTGACATTATCAAGAACGCCGAAGACGTCTTTCCGCCatgttattatgacgtcattaatgaAGTAACGCTGTGGTAG